GTCGGCGCCGGTCGCGCACCCTAGTCGCGCGGTGCCCACAACCGCTGCGTATCGGCGAGGGCGAGTTCGCAGCAGAACGCGGCGATGCGCTCCACGGCCCGCGCCATGAACGTCGCCCCTGACTCGGCGCTGGCCGCGCGTGGGTTGCCCACGCCGGTATCGTGCGTGGCCTGGGTCCACCGGCGCGGCATCCACGCCACACCGGTGCGCACCCCCTCGAGCGTGCTGGGGTAGCTGCGTCCATCCCCCCACGTGGTGCGATCGGCCTCGACCAGATGCGGCGCCACGTGCAGCATGGCGGCCGTCTCGAGTTCACCGGCGTGGTCACCGGGTTCGGTGAACTGCGCGTGATCGGCCGCCTGCCACCAGTTCACGATGGCGAGCATGATGGGGGTGGACGGCTGCAGCTCGCGCACGAGGGCGCGCAGCTCGTTGCCTCCGTGCGCGTTGAGCAGCACGAGGGCGCGCACACCGTGCGGTTCGAGGCTGCCGATCACATCGCGCACGATGGCCAGCTGGGTGCTGGGCATGACGTTGATGGTGAGCGGCAGGTCGAGCTGGGTGGTGTTCACGCCGAAGGGTACGGCGGGGAGTGCAACCACCTTGGTGCCCCGCGCGATGCACGCGGCGGCAACGCGCGCGGCAACCTCGCTGCCGAGGATGGTGTCGGTGCCGTACGGCAGATGCGTGTTGTGCGGCTCGGTGGCGCCGAACGGCAACAGCGCCACGGGCCACGTCTTATCGCGAATCTGCGGGAAGGAGCATTCATGCAGGACGCCGGGCCGGCGGGACTCGCTCATTTTTCGTGGTCGGGGTCGGGGGTGTGGTCGCGGCACTGCCACGACGGTCGGGGTACTGCCACAGCGGTCGGGGCACCGCCACTACGGTCGGGGTCTTCCTCCAGTCGGGGTTTGGGCCCGGGTCGGGGTCTCTACCGCAGTCGGGGTCGGGGCTCCGGTCTGGCCGACGCTGCGCTGGGCGTCTGGGGGCGGCGGTCGGGGGGGCGTTGGTCGGCGTGGTGTGCCCCGACAGATAGCGCTGGCCTCGACCCTGACCCCGACGCCTCCTGTCTTGGTCCGCGCTCCGGGCTGGCCCGCCCGGCGGCGGGGGGGGGTGGGGGGGGGGGCGGGGGGGGGGGGGGGCGGGGGGGGGCGGGGGGGGGGGGGGGGGGG
This DNA window, taken from Gemmatimonas sp., encodes the following:
- a CDS encoding creatininase family protein, which gives rise to MSESRRPGVLHECSFPQIRDKTWPVALLPFGATEPHNTHLPYGTDTILGSEVAARVAAACIARGTKVVALPAVPFGVNTTQLDLPLTINVMPSTQLAIVRDVIGSLEPHGVRALVLLNAHGGNELRALVRELQPSTPIMLAIVNWWQAADHAQFTEPGDHAGELETAAMLHVAPHLVEADRTTWGDGRSYPSTLEGVRTGVAWMPRRWTQATHDTGVGNPRAASAESGATFMARAVERIAAFCCELALADTQRLWAPRD